The following are from one region of the Ischnura elegans chromosome X, ioIscEleg1.1, whole genome shotgun sequence genome:
- the LOC124170604 gene encoding uncharacterized protein LOC124170604, whose amino-acid sequence MNMSGMNFTLLSLALLLLFVENGMSIKCWACRSDSDPKCADPFDNSTVPITDCTQEPGLPHLKGIRPTMCRKIRQKVNGEWRYFRSCAYLGEPGIGGDERFCLMRTGTYNIFMEYCTCDSKDGCNSAGVLKSCLTSLVTIVSAVMVRNLNLG is encoded by the exons ATGAACATGAGTGGAatgaatttcacgcttttaagcTTGGCATTGCTACTGCTGTTTGTGGAAAATG GAATGAGCATTAAATGCTGGGCTTGTCGATCTGATTCGGATCCCAAATGTGCTGATCCATTTGACAATTCAACTGTGCCCATCACGGATTGTACCCAAGAACCTGGTCTACCTCATTTAAAAGGAATAAGACCAACGATGTGTCGCAAAATTCGCCAAAAAG TGAATGGAGAATGGAGATATTTCCGAAGCTGTGCTTATTTGGGTGAACCAGGCATTGGGGGTGATGAGCGCTTTTGTTTAATGCGCACAGGCACATACAATATATTTATGGAATATTGTACGTGTGACAGCAAAGATGGTTGTAATAGTGCTGGTGTCTTGAAGAGTTGTTTGACATCATTAGTCACAATTGTTTCTGCAGTTATGGTTAGAAACCTCAATTTGGGCTGA